A stretch of the Fusarium musae strain F31 chromosome 2, whole genome shotgun sequence genome encodes the following:
- a CDS encoding hypothetical protein (EggNog:ENOG41), which translates to MREIATKDKYVPRAVLVDLEPGPQDAIRAGPLGQLFRPDNFVAGNASAGNNWAKGHYTEGAELVEEAIDVVRHEVENCDHLQGFQLTHSLGGGTGSGMGTLLLSKIREEFPDRMMATFSVMPSPKVSDTVVEPYNATLSLNQLVENSDETFCIDNEALYDIYEKTLKIADPSYADLNYLISTVMAGVTTCFRFPGQLNSDLRKLAVNMIPFPRLHFFMVGFAPLTGRKMQGFQHLTVPSLAQQIFDNKNVMAAADFRNGRYLTCSAIFRGKLSTKEIEDQMLKVQTKNSEYFVDWIPNNVQTSVCSVPPRGLPMAATFVGNSTAIQEIFKRVDDQFSAMFRRKAFLHWYTSEGMDEMEFTEAQSNLHDLVSEYQQYQDAEIDDEVEEYEGEGEPEEYEG; encoded by the exons ATGCGTGAGATT GCCACAAAGGATAAGTACGTGCCCCGCGCGGTTCTTGTGGATCTTGAGCCCGGTCCTCAGGATGCCATCCGCGCCGGTCCTCTAGGCCAGCTTTTCCGCCCCGACAATTTCGTCGCCGGAAATGCCAGCGCCGGTAACAACTGGGCCAAGGGTCATTACACCGAAGGTGCTGAGCTCGTTGAGGAGGCCATCGATGTTGTGCGACACGAGGTTGAGAACTGTGACCATCTTCAGGGTTTCCAGCTCACCCACTCTCTGGGCGGTGGTACCGGTTCCGGTATGGGAACGCTTCTTCTGTCGAAAATCCGTGAGGAGTTTCCCGATCGTATGATGGCTACTTTTTCCGTTATGCCCTCACCCAAGGTTTCTGATACCGTCGTCGAACCTTACAACGCCACGTTGTCATTGAACCAGCTTGTCGAGAACTCCGATGAGACCTTCTGTATCGATAACGAGGCTTTGTACGACATTTACGAGAAGACCTTGAAGATCGCTGATCCTTCTTACGCCGATCTCAACTACCTGATCTCGACAGTTATGGCCGGCGTGACGACATGTTTCCGATTCCCCGGCCAGCTTAACTCTGACCTGCGCAAGTTGGCCGTCAACATGATTCCGTTCCCTCGACTTCACTTCTTCATGGTTGGATTTGCGCCTTTGACCGGCCGCAAGATGCAGGGCTTCCAACATCTTACCGTGCCCAGCCTTGCTCAGCAGATTTTCGATAACAAGAACgtcatggctgctgctgatttCCGCAACGGTCGATACCTCACTTGCTCCGCGATCTT CCGCGGTAAGCTGTCGACAAAGGAGATCGAAGACCAGATGCTCAAGGTGCAAACCAAGAACTCAGAGTATTTCGTCGACTGGATCCCCAACAACGTGCAAACCTCCGTCTGCTCTGTTCCCCCCAGAGGTCTCCCCATGGCCGCCACATTCGTCGGAAACTCCACCGCCATCCAGGAGATCTTCAAGCGCGTCGACGACCAATTCTCCGCCATGTTCCGTCGCAAGGCTTTCTTGCATTGGTACACCAGCGAGGGTATGGACGAGATGGAATTCACCGAGGCCCAGTCCAACTTGCACGACTTGGTCAGCGAGTATCAGCAGTACCAGGATGCTGAGATCGAcgacgaggttgaggagtaCGAGGGCGAGGGTGAGCCTGAGGAGTATGAGGGCTAG
- a CDS encoding hypothetical protein (EggNog:ENOG41), with translation MRSAVILYACGFLATAVTAEFDGNLNYASPSRRHARLGIDVPLVKRRSLKRGNTPYDASQLDFTHGVASGDPWPQSVILWTRVAPSTKSDDSETVVNGTAGHYSHETENYIKADPHPICVEWKVYESKSASGNGKPAASGRAYTTSDIDYTVKVEADGLKPLTTYYYQFKVCDSNVKSPVGRTKTAPTANDDVSDLSFAVFSCSNYPNGYFNAYGNAARKDEHDYVIHLGDYIYEYGANGSRASQPSTEIFTLHDYRTRHGQYRTDPDLQLLSQNFAWIPTWDDHEFANNGYRDGFSGLNNTEESFLKEGRKVTVDTRKVNAVRAYFEWMPIRQTDLDDGLRVWRSFQMGKLLDLIILDTRNYDRSITSLDWNDNYIDMIRDDPSRTLMGGRQENWFYRSLSKSKDRGAAWRIVGNQIIFSRITEDWGNGEVLPGDNWSGYVANRNRTLEHLYDNDIGNNIFLAGDSHQNWVSDLVWLGTKEYDNKTGAGSIGVEFAGTAVSSNGVGGPIEPAAGKAARARVQKNPELQWQEGYYRGYFILDVNAKQVSSRFYGSPSVASRNSWDIPLANFTVVSGDNHLKRPVAGGRAESGALRYGEVKHTNLTLNTETGEWKNVGFDTMYVKHD, from the exons ATGAGGTCTGCTGTGATTCTTTATGCTTGTGGCTTTTTGGCTACAGCTGTGACAGCTGAGTTCGATGGCAACTTGAACTACGCCAGTCCCTCTCGTCGTCATGCTCGTCTTGGGATCGATGTTCCTTTGGTTAAGCGTCGATCTCTGAAGCGTGGTAACACTCCCTACGATGCTTCTCAGCTCGACTTCACCCATGGAGTAGCATCTGGAGATCCTTGGCCTCAGAGCGTTATCCTCTGGACTCGTGTTGCACCCTCCACCAAGTCTGACGACAGTGAGACGGTTGTGAACGGCACCGCGGGACATTACAGCCATGAGACTGAGAATTACATCAAGGCTGATCCTCACCCCATTTGTGTCGAGTGGAAGGTTTATGAGTCCAAGTCTGCTTCTGGAAATGGGAAGCCGGCTGCCAGTGGACGAGCTTATACTACCTCTGATATTGACTACACTGTCAAG GTCGAAGCCGATGGCTTGAAGCCCCTGACAACTTACTACTACCAATTCAAGGTCTGTGACTCTAATGTCAAGAGTCCTGTTGGTCGCACCAAGACTGCTCCTACCGCCAATGATGACGTCTCTGATCTGAGCTTCGCTGTGTTCTCTTGCAGCAACTACC CTAACGGTTACTTTAACGCCTATGGCAACGCTGCCAGAAAGGACGAGCATGACTACGTTATCCATCTGGGAGATTATATCTATGAGTACGGAGCCAATGGCAGCCGGGCCAGCCAGCCTTCCACTGAGATCTTTACACTGCATGACTATCGAACTCGACATGGACAG TACCGCACAGACCCTGATCTGCAGCTTCTGTCTCAGAACTTTGCTTGGATCCCTACTTGGGATGATCACG AGTTCGCCAACAACGGCTACAGAGATGGATTCTCTGGTCTTAACAATACCGAAGAATCCTTCTTGAAGGAGGGTCGCAAGGTCACCGTCGACACTCGAAAGGTTAACGCTGTTCGAGCTTACTTCGAGTGGATGCCCATCCG CCAAACTGATCTCGACGACGGACTTCGAGTCTGGCGATCTTTCCAAATgggcaagcttcttgatctcatcatccttgacacTCGAAACTACGACCGcagcatcaccagcctcGACTGGAACGACAACTACATCGACATGATCCGAGACGATCCCAGCCGCACCCTCATGGGAGGTCGTCAGGAGAACTGGTTCTATCGATCCCTTAGTAAGTCTAAGGACCGAGGTGCCGCCTGGCGAATCGTTGGCAACCAAATCATCTTCTCGCGCATCACGGAGGATTGGGGTAATGGCGAAGTTCTTCCTGGTGATAATTGGAGT GGTTATGTCGCCAACCGAAACCGAACTCTTGAGCACCTGTATGATAATGACATTGGAAACAACATCTTCCTTGCTGGAGACAGCCACCAGAACTGG GTCTCGGATCTCGTTTGGCTTGGAACCAAGGAATATGATAACAAGACCGGTGCTGGAAGTATTGGTGTCGAGTTTGCTGGAACAGCCGTCAGCTCTAATGGAGTTGGTGGCCCTATCGAACCTGCAGCCGGTAAGGCTGCTCGTGCCAGAGTCCAGAAGAACCCTGAGCTTCAGTGGCAAGAGGGTTACTATCGAGGATACTTCATTCTGGATGTGAATGCTAAGCAGGTCTCGTCCCGATTCTATG GTTCTCCATCTGTTGCCTCTCGCAACTCCTGGGATATTCCCCTCGCTAACTTCACCGTCGTTTCTGGTGACAACCACTTGAAGCGTCCTGTTGCTGGTGGTCGTGCTGAGTCTGGTGCTCTTCGCTATGGAGAGGTCAAGCACACAAATCTCACTCTCAACACTGAGACTGGCGAGTGGAAGAATGTCGGCTTTGACACCATGTACGTCAAGCATGATTAA